One window of the Trifolium pratense cultivar HEN17-A07 linkage group LG2, ARS_RC_1.1, whole genome shotgun sequence genome contains the following:
- the LOC123909685 gene encoding protein NRT1/ PTR FAMILY 4.6-like produces the protein MVMEVEIPQMTRWEGYVDWRNKPALRDRHGGMLAASFVLVVEILENLAYLANASNLVLYLKEYMHMSPSKSANNVTNFMGTSFLLALLGGFLSDAFFTTYHVYLISAVIELIGLIVLTIQAHLPSLKPTKCNGSTPCDEVNGGKKAMLFAGLYLVALGVGGIKGSLPVHGGEQFDESTPNGRKQRSTFFNYFVFCLSCGALIAVTFVVWVEDNKGWEWGFAISTISIFLSIPVFLAGSTTYRNKVPSGSPLTTILKVLVAASLSTCTNKNSSNAVVNMSSSPSNPNTQTKQSEQEQTTKPTTSSQTPTESLKFLNKALTNKPIHSSLQCTIQQLEDVKIILKILPIFACTIMLNACLAQLSTFSVEQAATMNTTLFSKFKVPPASLPVFPVLFLIILAPIYDHIIIPYARKVTKSETGITHLQRIGIGLILSIVAMAVAAIVEIKRRKIASHSTATKNPLPISFLWIAFQYLFLGSADLFTLAGLLEFFFSEAPSSMRSLATSLSWASLAMGYYLSSVIVSIVNSVTGNGSHKSWLSGSNLDNYHLERFYWLMCVLSGLNFLHYMYWAAKYKYRGRGSANE, from the exons ATGGTGATG GAAGTTGAAATACCACAAATGACAAGATGGGAAGGCTATGTTGATTGGAGGAACAAGCCTGCTCTTAGAGATCGCCATGGAGGCATGCTTGCAGCATCTTTTGTTCTTG TTGTGGAGATATTGGAGAATCTAGCTTATTTGGCTAATGCAAGCAATTTGGTTTTATATCTCAAAGAATATATGCATATGTCTCCTTCTAAATCAGCTAACAATGTCACAAATTTTATGGGAACATCATTTCTTCTTGCTCTACTTGGTGGTTTCTTGTCGGATGCATTTTTCACCACTTATCATGTTTACTTGATAAGTGCTGTTATTGAGCTCATA GGTCTAATTGTACTCACAATACAAGCTCATTTACCATCACTAAAACCAACAAAATGTAATGGATCAACACCATGTGATGAAGTTAATGGTGGAAAAAAAGCAATGTTATTTGCTGGTCTCTATCTTGTAGCTCTTGGAGTTGGAGGAATAAAAGGATCGCTTCCGGTTCACGGCGGTGAGCAATTCGACGAATCAACACCAAATGGAAGGAAACAAAGATCAACATTCTTCAACTACTTTGTGTTCTGTTTGTCTTGTGGTGCTCTTATTGCAGTTACTTTTGTTGTTTGGGTTGAAGATAATAAAGGTTGGGAATGGGGTTTTGCAATATCTACTATTAGTATCTTTTTGTCTATTCCTGTTTTCTTGGCTGGTTCAACTACTTACAGGAATAAGGTACCTTCTGGAAGTCCTCTTACAACCATTTTAAAG GTACTTGTTGCTGCATCACTAAGCACTTGCACAAACAAAAACTCAAGCAATGCAGTTGTAAACATGTCATCAAGCCCTTCAAATCCAAACACACAAACAAAACAATCAGAACAAGAACAAACCACAAAACCAACCACATCATCTCAAACACCAACAGAATCCTTAAAATTCCTCAACAAAGCACTCACAAACAAACCAATCCATTCATCACTACAATGCACAATCCAACAACTAGAAGATGTCAAAATAATCCTCAAAATTCTCCCGATTTTCGCCTGCACAATAATGCTCAACGCTTGCTTAGCTCAACTCTCAACATTCTCGGTCGAACAAGCTGCAACAATGAACACAACCCTTTTCTCCAAATTCAAAGTTCCTCCGGCTTCATTACCGGTTTTCCCGGTACTCTTTCTAATAATCCTAGCACCAATTTATGATCACATTATAATCCCTTATGCAAGAAAAGTTACAAAATCAGAAACAGGAATAACTCATCTCCAAAGAATCGGAATCGGATTAATACTCTCAATAGTCGCAATGGCAGTGGCCGCAATCGTCGAAATCAAAAGACGAAAAATAGCTTCACACTCAACTGCAACAAAAAATCCATTACCTATTTCATTTCTTTGGATAGCATTTCAATATTTGTTTCTTGGTTCAGCTGATCTTTTCACTTTAGCTGGATTATTGGAGTTTTTCTTCTCAGAAGCACCTTCAAGTATGAGATCATTAGCAACATCACTTTCTTGGGCTTCTTTGGCAATGGGATATTATCTTAGTTCAGTGATTGTTTCTATAGTGAATAGTGTTACTGGTAATGGTAGTCATAAATCATGGTTAAGTGGGTCTAACCTTGATAATTATCATTTGGAGAGATTCTATTGGTTAATGTGTGTGCTTAGTGGGTTGAATTTTCTTCATTATATGTATTGGGCTGCTAAGTACAAATATAGAGGGAGAGGGAGTGCTAatgaatga